In the genome of Shewanella glacialimarina, one region contains:
- a CDS encoding type II toxin-antitoxin system RelE family toxin: MTYELEFDPRALKEWHKLGDTIRQQFKKKLAEVQVNPRVEANQLRELPDCYKIKLRSAGYRLIYQVQDERITVFVVAVGKREGAEAYKDADKRL; encoded by the coding sequence ATGACCTATGAATTGGAGTTTGATCCCCGTGCTTTGAAGGAATGGCACAAGTTGGGTGATACCATTCGCCAGCAGTTTAAGAAGAAGTTGGCTGAGGTGCAGGTTAACCCTCGTGTCGAAGCCAATCAGTTACGAGAATTACCAGATTGTTACAAAATCAAGTTGCGTAGCGCGGGTTATCGATTGATATACCAAGTGCAAGATGAGCGGATCACTGTTTTTGTCGTAGCAGTTGGAAAAAGAGAAGGCGCTGAAGCTTACAAAGATGCTGATAAACGTTTGTAA
- a CDS encoding type II toxin-antitoxin system RelB/DinJ family antitoxin, with protein MGTINIRVDDELKTRSYAALEKLGVTPSELLRQTLEYVAQRGVLPFKPVLLTDEDQALLELAKARLADPQPGVKVTLDDL; from the coding sequence ATGGGAACCATTAATATTCGTGTCGATGATGAGCTAAAAACACGCTCTTATGCGGCTTTGGAAAAACTCGGTGTGACGCCATCAGAGTTGCTACGCCAAACATTGGAATATGTAGCGCAAAGAGGGGTGCTGCCATTTAAGCCGGTACTGTTAACCGATGAGGACCAAGCCCTTTTAGAATTAGCAAAGGCTCGCTTGGCCGATCCACAACCTGGCGTGAAGGTTACTTTGGATGACCTATGA